One genomic window of Pseudomonas aeruginosa includes the following:
- the metF gene encoding methylenetetrahydrofolate reductase [NAD(P)H]: MSQSERRFSFEFFPAKTEAGHEKLLATARNLAGYKPDFFSCTYGAGGSTRDRTLSTVLQLDGEVKVPTAPHLSCVGDSKAELRELLGRYREAGIRRIVALRGDLPSGMGMASGELRYANELVDFIRTETGDHFHIEVAAYPEVHPQARSFEDDLANFVRKVKAGASSAITQYFFNADAYFYFVERVAKLGVDIPVVPGIMPITNYSKLARFSDACGAELPRWIRKQLEAYGDDSRSIQAFGEQVISEMCERLLEGGAPGLHFYTLNQADPSLAIWKNLQLPR; encoded by the coding sequence ATGAGTCAGAGCGAACGCCGTTTCAGCTTCGAGTTCTTCCCGGCGAAAACCGAGGCCGGCCATGAAAAGCTGTTGGCCACCGCCCGCAACCTGGCGGGCTACAAGCCCGACTTCTTCTCCTGCACCTACGGCGCCGGCGGATCCACCCGCGACCGCACGTTGAGTACCGTGCTGCAACTGGACGGCGAGGTGAAGGTGCCGACCGCGCCGCACCTGTCCTGTGTCGGCGACTCGAAAGCCGAGTTGCGCGAACTGCTCGGCCGCTACCGCGAGGCCGGCATCCGCCGCATCGTCGCCCTGCGCGGCGACCTGCCGTCGGGCATGGGCATGGCCAGCGGCGAACTGCGCTACGCCAACGAACTGGTGGACTTCATCCGCACCGAGACCGGCGACCACTTCCACATCGAGGTCGCCGCCTATCCGGAAGTCCACCCCCAGGCGCGCAGCTTCGAGGATGACCTGGCGAACTTCGTGCGCAAGGTGAAGGCCGGCGCCAGCAGCGCCATCACCCAGTACTTCTTCAACGCCGATGCCTATTTCTACTTCGTCGAGCGGGTCGCCAAGCTCGGCGTGGACATCCCGGTGGTCCCCGGCATCATGCCGATCACCAACTACTCCAAGCTGGCGCGCTTCTCCGACGCCTGCGGCGCCGAACTGCCGCGCTGGATCCGCAAGCAACTGGAAGCCTACGGCGACGACAGCCGCAGCATCCAGGCCTTCGGCGAGCAGGTCATCAGCGAGATGTGCGAACGCCTGCTGGAGGGCGGCGCACCGGGACTGCATTTCTATACTTTGAACCAGGCCGATCCGAGCCTGGCGATCTGGAAGAATCTCCAGCTGCCACGCTGA